The bacterium genome contains a region encoding:
- a CDS encoding 4Fe-4S dicluster domain-containing protein — translation MTRLKNLKELFDHLSKSSRIVGLKKAGNRYLYQVLEQYDDWQSSVLLGAFSPKELFFPQDEALFHFKAQNVIAPKHEERQQVLFGVRPCDIRGIWELEKMFNQTEYRDPYFMKRFERTLIVGMACAEPLPTCFCTSVQGSPYESKGSDIFIYSTGQGYLLDVITKKGEEALAGLSFETVEDRSKIEADRTLAESKIKEYDLEGVAEKLKVMVDSKFWEETHFTCIGCGTCAFVCPSCHCFDISDDSKGSRGKRSRQWDSCLYKEYTIETSGHNPRPSGAQRWRQRLNHKFNYFHQVFGMYQCLGCGRCGRACPVNINIAELASKAVTWEESKPDN, via the coding sequence ATGACCAGGCTCAAGAACTTGAAAGAATTGTTTGATCATCTCTCAAAATCAAGCCGGATTGTCGGATTAAAGAAAGCCGGAAACCGTTATCTCTATCAGGTTCTTGAGCAATACGACGACTGGCAGTCGTCGGTGCTTTTGGGCGCCTTCTCGCCAAAGGAGCTTTTCTTCCCCCAGGACGAGGCACTCTTTCATTTCAAGGCGCAGAACGTAATAGCTCCAAAACACGAAGAGCGACAGCAAGTCTTGTTCGGGGTGCGGCCATGCGACATTCGAGGGATATGGGAACTAGAAAAGATGTTCAATCAAACAGAATACAGGGATCCTTACTTCATGAAGCGCTTCGAGCGCACGCTCATCGTCGGTATGGCTTGCGCTGAACCCTTACCCACATGTTTCTGCACGTCCGTGCAAGGCTCGCCTTACGAATCAAAGGGTTCTGACATCTTCATCTATTCAACAGGTCAAGGCTATCTCCTCGACGTCATCACAAAGAAGGGGGAGGAGGCCCTTGCAGGCCTTTCGTTCGAAACAGTCGAAGATCGCTCAAAAATCGAAGCCGACCGCACGCTTGCCGAATCCAAAATCAAGGAGTACGATCTCGAAGGCGTCGCGGAAAAGCTCAAAGTGATGGTTGACTCAAAGTTCTGGGAGGAAACCCACTTCACCTGCATCGGCTGCGGAACCTGCGCGTTCGTTTGCCCTTCGTGCCACTGTTTCGATATCTCCGACGACTCGAAGGGTTCGCGCGGCAAGCGCTCGCGGCAGTGGGATTCCTGTCTTTACAAGGAATACACCATTGAAACATCAGGCCATAATCCCCGTCCCTCCGGAGCCCAGCGCTGGCGCCAGAGGCTCAATCACAAGTTCAACTACTTTCACCAGGTCTTCGGCATGTATCAATGCCTGGGCTGCGGACGCTGCGGACGCGCCTGCCCGGTAAATATCAATATCGCCGAACTTGCATCTAAAGCAGTGACTTGGGAAGAATCGAAGCCTGACAATTAA
- a CDS encoding 4Fe-4S binding protein, producing the protein MSNLTASIREEARRILSEGKVDFVIGYTEGDTAVQVKPVFISKPEDADKLIWPSFGLLNLATYLSRFRTTKDRIGIVAKGCDSRSIVALLKENQIDRERLYIIGVNCPGMLSRKVAVEKVGEIISADAPAGEKWSFTTVEGVKEVSCFDLVPANCEACRYHAPVISDIALGVPIPEPEGDGYEKIREFGEKPASERHEHLKQEMSKCIRCYACRQACPTCNCDECFVDISQPQWVAKGQEPTDVAIWQLIRVYHQAGRCVDCGACEEACPMGVKLTWMTRKMNLIVRERFEFESGVDPDALPPLANYKKDDAEEFIL; encoded by the coding sequence ATGAGTAATCTCACAGCTTCAATCCGCGAAGAGGCGCGCAGGATTCTGTCCGAGGGCAAGGTGGACTTCGTCATCGGCTATACCGAAGGCGATACGGCCGTTCAGGTCAAGCCCGTGTTCATCTCAAAACCCGAGGATGCGGATAAGCTTATCTGGCCGTCGTTCGGCCTCCTGAATCTCGCAACCTACCTCAGTCGTTTTCGCACGACAAAAGACCGCATCGGCATCGTGGCCAAGGGCTGCGATTCACGCTCCATTGTCGCCCTGCTCAAGGAGAATCAGATAGACCGCGAGCGGCTTTACATAATCGGTGTCAACTGTCCCGGAATGCTTTCGCGCAAGGTTGCTGTCGAAAAAGTCGGAGAAATAATCTCCGCAGACGCGCCAGCGGGGGAGAAGTGGTCGTTTACTACGGTCGAGGGTGTCAAAGAGGTTTCATGTTTCGATCTCGTACCCGCGAACTGCGAGGCCTGCAGATACCACGCGCCCGTTATCTCCGACATCGCACTTGGCGTTCCTATTCCGGAACCTGAAGGCGACGGTTACGAAAAAATCCGCGAGTTCGGCGAGAAGCCCGCATCAGAACGTCACGAACACCTCAAGCAAGAAATGTCGAAATGCATCCGCTGCTACGCATGCCGCCAGGCTTGCCCCACGTGCAACTGCGACGAGTGCTTTGTTGACATCAGCCAACCTCAGTGGGTGGCAAAGGGCCAGGAGCCTACAGACGTCGCTATATGGCAGCTCATAAGGGTCTACCACCAGGCCGGACGCTGCGTTGACTGCGGCGCGTGTGAAGAGGCGTGTCCGATGGGTGTCAAGCTCACGTGGATGACCCGCAAGATGAATCTCATTGTGCGGGAGCGGTTTGAATTCGAATCGGGTGTTGATCCTGACGCACTGCCGCCTTTAGCAAACTACAAGAAGGACGATGCGGAGGAGTTCATACTATGA
- a CDS encoding hydrogenase iron-sulfur subunit, with protein MNNTNDNDPRILAFLCNWCSYAGADLAGTSRIQYPPNLRVLRVPCSARVNPQFILKALQEGADGVLISGCHPGDCHYLEGNYYARRKFAAMRDLLEYVGLEPGRVHFSWVSAAEGGKFAEVVTHVTESVKKVSDRTQFLKKREYPDE; from the coding sequence ATGAATAACACGAACGATAATGACCCCCGTATCCTTGCCTTCCTTTGCAACTGGTGCTCCTACGCGGGAGCGGACCTTGCAGGAACCTCAAGAATCCAGTACCCGCCAAATCTGCGCGTGCTGCGTGTGCCATGCTCGGCGCGTGTGAATCCGCAGTTCATCCTCAAGGCTTTGCAGGAGGGCGCTGACGGTGTTTTGATCTCCGGATGCCACCCGGGCGATTGCCACTACCTTGAGGGCAACTACTACGCCAGGCGCAAGTTTGCGGCCATGCGTGATCTTCTGGAATACGTCGGCCTCGAACCAGGCCGCGTGCACTTCTCATGGGTCTCCGCCGCAGAAGGCGGCAAGTTTGCCGAGGTCGTAACGCACGTCACCGAATCCGTAAAGAAAGTCTCCGACCGCACGCAGTTCCTGAAGAAAAGAGAGTATCCTGATGAGTAA
- a CDS encoding CoB--CoM heterodisulfide reductase iron-sulfur subunit A family protein, which produces MPDAKTKGACLVVGGGIAGIQAALDLADGGIKVYMVDSKPTIGGVMAQLDKTFPTNDCSMCILSPKLVDTGRHLNIEIKTSTELVGLEGEPGKFKVKLQKHARYIDPVVCTACGLCAKNCPVSAVDAYNEGLSERRAAYISYPQSVPLAYAIDKDKCIGCGLCANICPPNAVRYSDKDSVEELEVGAVLLAPGFDEFDPALLSEYGYGRFPNVLSSIEFERLMSSSGPTAGHILRPSDGKDVERVAWIQCVGSRDRHINRPYCSSVCCMYATKEAIIAGEHAPHMQKSIFYMDIRAYGKDFDRYIDRAQNQFGVRYVRGRVSKVTEDFQTREVTLTYETDDGKLKKETFDMVVLSVGLEPPKTSPKLAAALGIELDAHGFVKTSTFAPMLTTRYGVFVAGAASSPKDIPESVAQASGAAGMVQGLLGDSRNSETLAKNLPLERDVFTEPPRIGVFVCHCGINIGSVVRVPEVVAYAKTLPGVVYAGENLYTCSSDTQEKIKDIIKNFRLNRVIVSACTPRTHEPLFQSTIREAGLNKYLFEMANIRDQDSWVHMHEPDKATQKAKDLVRMAVAKAARLRALPNIELPVTKSALVIGGGVSGMVAALSIAQAGFETVLVERSDSLGGNLSHLTKTLWDEDSQAYLARLIEEVEREPNIHLYKNTEVSKVEGFVGNFKTTLSNGETIEHGATIIATGASEYQPRQDEYLSTDPQVIPQRELEGRLHNGSFDAKTVVMIQCVGSRSDEHPYCSRVCCTEAVKNALTIKEKSPETEVIVLFRDLRTYGLKELAYEKAREMGVLFLRFDKGSEPVVARSNGKLTVRLMDELIGKDVEFAPDLIALSTGIIAEKESNKTLAQHYKVPLNEDGFFLEAHMKLRPVDFATDGVYLAGLAHAPKFLDEAIAQASATAARAILILNKDHIEAEGKIASVNERTCIGCGYCVEVCPYGAISLEPKRVLGHEKKVASVNAALCKGCGGCAASCRSNSIDLAGFTNQELVSAFQQLMWEEEDITGCCGV; this is translated from the coding sequence ATGCCTGACGCAAAAACTAAAGGCGCCTGTCTTGTGGTCGGCGGCGGCATCGCTGGCATTCAGGCAGCGCTCGACCTTGCGGACGGCGGCATAAAGGTCTACATGGTGGATTCGAAACCCACCATAGGCGGCGTAATGGCGCAGCTTGACAAGACCTTCCCGACAAACGACTGCTCCATGTGCATACTATCCCCCAAGCTCGTCGACACCGGACGTCACCTCAACATCGAGATTAAGACTTCCACCGAGCTGGTCGGCCTTGAGGGAGAGCCTGGTAAATTTAAGGTTAAACTGCAGAAACACGCGCGCTACATCGACCCGGTCGTTTGCACCGCATGCGGACTCTGCGCCAAGAACTGTCCGGTGTCCGCCGTTGACGCCTACAACGAGGGTCTTTCCGAGCGCCGCGCAGCCTACATCTCCTATCCCCAGTCCGTGCCGCTTGCCTATGCGATAGACAAAGATAAGTGCATAGGTTGCGGGCTTTGCGCGAATATCTGCCCTCCGAATGCGGTCCGGTACTCGGACAAGGATTCGGTCGAAGAGCTAGAGGTGGGAGCTGTGCTCCTCGCACCCGGATTCGACGAATTCGATCCCGCCCTCCTCAGCGAATACGGGTACGGCCGGTTTCCGAACGTGCTTTCAAGTATCGAATTCGAAAGGCTTATGTCCTCCTCAGGACCGACCGCAGGGCATATACTTCGCCCGTCCGACGGCAAGGACGTCGAGCGCGTGGCATGGATTCAGTGCGTGGGAAGCCGCGACCGTCACATCAACCGCCCTTACTGTTCGTCCGTCTGCTGCATGTACGCCACCAAGGAAGCCATAATCGCGGGCGAGCATGCCCCGCATATGCAGAAGTCCATTTTTTACATGGACATACGCGCATACGGCAAGGATTTTGATCGCTACATAGACCGGGCTCAGAACCAGTTCGGGGTCCGTTATGTGAGGGGAAGGGTATCCAAGGTTACAGAAGATTTCCAGACTCGAGAAGTCACTCTGACATACGAAACCGACGACGGCAAGCTCAAAAAAGAAACCTTTGACATGGTCGTCCTCTCTGTCGGGCTTGAACCTCCCAAAACCTCGCCTAAGCTTGCAGCAGCCCTTGGCATTGAGCTTGACGCTCATGGTTTCGTGAAAACATCGACCTTTGCGCCAATGCTCACGACCCGCTATGGCGTGTTTGTCGCGGGCGCTGCTTCCTCGCCTAAGGACATCCCAGAAAGCGTGGCGCAGGCTTCGGGTGCTGCTGGCATGGTGCAGGGGCTTTTAGGCGATTCCCGCAATTCTGAGACGCTCGCGAAGAATCTTCCTCTGGAGCGCGACGTCTTCACCGAGCCGCCGCGCATCGGCGTCTTCGTCTGCCACTGCGGCATAAACATCGGTTCGGTCGTGCGCGTGCCCGAGGTCGTAGCTTACGCCAAGACCCTTCCGGGCGTCGTTTACGCTGGAGAGAACCTTTACACGTGCTCATCAGACACGCAGGAGAAGATAAAGGATATCATTAAGAACTTCCGCTTAAATCGTGTCATCGTCTCAGCTTGCACTCCGCGAACGCATGAACCGCTCTTTCAGTCCACCATACGCGAGGCCGGTCTCAACAAGTACCTTTTCGAGATGGCCAACATACGCGATCAGGACTCGTGGGTGCACATGCACGAACCTGACAAGGCGACCCAGAAGGCAAAGGACCTTGTTCGCATGGCGGTTGCAAAGGCGGCAAGGCTTCGCGCACTTCCCAACATCGAGCTTCCTGTTACCAAATCGGCCCTTGTGATAGGGGGAGGGGTCTCAGGCATGGTGGCGGCACTTTCTATCGCTCAGGCAGGCTTCGAGACCGTACTCGTGGAGCGCTCGGACTCGCTCGGCGGCAACCTATCCCATTTGACCAAGACCCTATGGGACGAGGACAGCCAGGCGTATCTGGCTAGACTTATAGAAGAAGTCGAACGTGAGCCGAACATCCACCTTTACAAGAATACAGAAGTCTCGAAAGTGGAAGGGTTTGTAGGAAATTTCAAGACCACGCTGTCCAACGGCGAGACAATCGAACACGGCGCAACCATCATCGCGACCGGTGCGTCCGAGTACCAACCCAGGCAGGATGAGTATCTCTCCACCGACCCGCAGGTCATCCCTCAACGCGAGCTCGAGGGGCGTCTTCACAATGGTTCCTTCGACGCCAAAACGGTCGTGATGATCCAGTGCGTGGGTTCCCGGTCGGACGAGCACCCATACTGCTCGCGCGTCTGCTGTACCGAGGCCGTTAAGAACGCCCTCACAATAAAGGAAAAGTCGCCTGAAACCGAAGTAATCGTCCTCTTCCGCGATCTTAGAACCTACGGACTCAAAGAACTTGCGTATGAGAAGGCCCGCGAGATGGGCGTCCTCTTCCTGCGTTTCGACAAGGGTTCGGAGCCCGTCGTGGCGCGAAGCAACGGCAAACTGACCGTTCGTCTCATGGATGAGCTTATCGGAAAGGATGTCGAATTTGCGCCTGACCTTATTGCCCTCTCCACCGGCATAATCGCCGAGAAGGAATCCAATAAAACCCTTGCCCAGCACTACAAAGTGCCTCTCAATGAAGACGGCTTCTTCCTTGAGGCGCACATGAAGCTTCGTCCGGTGGATTTTGCCACCGACGGCGTATACCTTGCCGGTCTCGCGCATGCGCCTAAATTCCTCGATGAGGCCATTGCCCAGGCATCGGCCACAGCCGCGCGAGCGATCCTTATCCTCAACAAGGACCACATCGAGGCCGAGGGTAAGATCGCTTCGGTTAACGAGCGCACCTGCATCGGCTGCGGGTACTGCGTGGAGGTTTGTCCTTACGGAGCCATCTCGCTCGAACCCAAACGCGTGCTCGGACACGAAAAGAAGGTCGCCTCCGTGAACGCGGCCTTGTGCAAGGGCTGCGGCGGCTGCGCGGCGTCGTGCCGCTCCAACTCTATAGATCTTGCAGGTTTTACGAACCAGGAACTCGTCTCCGCCTTCCAGCAGCTCATGTGGGAGGAGGAGGACATAACCGGGTGTTGTGGGGTGTGA